The Anoplopoma fimbria isolate UVic2021 breed Golden Eagle Sablefish chromosome 5, Afim_UVic_2022, whole genome shotgun sequence genome contains a region encoding:
- the arg1 gene encoding arginase-1 — translation MRSARTLRQLATVPTRSLHHVHQHHHHHHHLHQGRSAGIIGAPFSGGQPRGGVERGPDLIRAAGLLQKLQEQGCAVKDYGNVVFEDVLDDEPVSGVKCVRTVGSANQRLSEAVQAVKRDGLTSVMLGGDHSLAIGSIHGHSAAVGDLSVVWVDAHADINTPLSSYTGNIHGQPMSYLLHELQSKIPVLPNFSWIKPCVSAKDLVYIGLRDVDPAEHYILKLLGVKVFSMSEVDQLGVARVMEETCDYLSASVKKPIHLSYDIDAIDPSVAPATGTPVVGGLTYREGVYIAEHLSQTGLLSAVDLVEVNPLRGQTEEDVRSTVSTAVDLLLACFGHLRGGNHPPDYHLPEP, via the exons ATGAGGAGCGCGAGGACGCTGCGGCAGCTCGCGACTGTCCCCACGCGGAGTCTTCATCATGtccatcagcatcatcatcatcatcatcacctgcATCAGGGGCGGTCAGCCGGGATCATAGGAGCTCCTTTCTCCGGGGGACAG cctcGCGGGGGAGTGGAGAGAGGACCGGACCTGATCAGAGCTGCGGGTCTCCTGCAGAAACTGCAAGAGCAAG GCTGTGCAGTGAAGGATTATGGGAATGTGGTGTTTGAGGACGTGTTGGATGACGAGCCGGTCAGTGGGGTGAAATGCGTGCGGACGGTGGGCAGCGCCAACCAGAGGCTGTCTGAGGCAGTGCAGGCCGTGAAGAGGGACGGACTCACCTCAGTGATGCTGGGAGGAGACCACAG TCTGGCCATTGGCTCCATTCATGGTCACTCGGCGGCGGTGGGAGATCTGAGCGTCGTCTGGGTCGATGCCCACGCTGACATAAACACGCCCCTGAGCTCGTACACGGGAAACATCCACGGGCAGCCGATGTCCTACCTCCTCCACGAGCTGCAGTCGAAG ATTCCCGTCCTGCCCAACTTCTCGTGGATCAAACCGTGTGTTTCGGCCAAAGATCTGGTCTACATCGGTCTGAGAGACGTGGATCCAGCAGAGCA TTACATCCTGAAGCTTCTGGGTGTGAAGGTGTTCTCCATGTCGGAGGTGGATCAGCTCGGTGTCGCTAGAGTCATGGAGGAGACCTGCGACTACCTGTCTGCCAG CGTGAAGAAACCGATCCACCTGAGCTACGACATCGATGCCATCGACCCCTCGGTTGCCCCGGCAACGGGGACACCTGTAGTGGGAGGGCTGACCTACAGAGAGGGAGTCTACATCGCTGAACACCTCAGTCAGACAG GTTTGCTGTCGGCGGTGGACTTGGTGGAGGTGAATCCTCTGAGGGGTCAGACTGAAGAGGACGTCCGGTCCACCGTCAGCACGGCGGTGGATCTGCTGCTCGCATGCTTCGGACACCTCCGCGGTGGAAACCACCCGCCGGATTACCACCTGCCCGAGCCTTGA
- the p4ha1a gene encoding prolyl 4-hydroxylase subunit alpha-1a, with protein sequence MALCWLLIHIFLLTSSSSSAHNDFFTSIGHMNDLLFTEKDLVTSLKDYIRAEESKLEQVKRWADRLDVLSAAATQDPEGFLGHPVNAFKLMKRLNTEWGELESLVLTDMSDVFISNLTIQRQHFPNDDDQTGAAKALMRLLDTYKLDTNTISTGVLPGSSSDASQRSTLTVEDCYDLGKVAYSEADYYHTELWMVQALKQLDEGETSVTVDAATILDYLSYSVYQRGELERALGFTRRLLELDPTHQRAKGNLKYFEYQLEKQKDMEEEKGEEGRQRRENRGRPADYLPERKKYEQLCRGEGLRMTPRRQSRLFCRYHDNNRHPKYVIGPVKQEDEWDRPRIVRYHDIVSDAEIEKVKELAKPRLRRATISNPVTGVLETAHYRISKSAWLGAFEHPVVDRINQRIEDITGLDVTTAEELQVANYGVGGQYEPHFDFGRKDEPDAFEELGTGNRIATWLLYMSDVQAGGATVFTDVGAAIWPKKGTAVFWYNLYPSGEGDYRTRHAACPVLVGNKWVSNKWIHERGQEFRRRCGLQETD encoded by the exons GTCACATGAACGACCTGCTGTTCACAGAGAAGGACCTGGTCACCTCCCTGAAGGACTAcatcagagcagaggagagcaaaCTGGAGCAGGTTAAGAG ATGGGCGGACAGACTGGACGTCCTCTCGGCGGCGGCTACCCAGGACCCCGAGGGTTTCCTGGGACACCCGGTGAACGCCTTCAAGCTGATGAAGAGACTGAACACGGAGTGGGGGGAGCTCGAGAGCCTGGTGCTCACTGACATGTCTGATG tgttcaTCTCTAACCTCACTATCCAGAGGCAGCACTTCCCCAACGACGACGACCAGACCGGAGCCGCCAAAGCTCTGATGAGGCTGCTGGACACCTACAAGCTGGACACCAACACCATCTCCACCGGAGTGCTGCCAG GCTCGTCCTCTGACGCCTCCCAACGCAGCACTCTCACCGTGGAGGACTGCTACGACCTCGGGAAGGTGGCGTACTCGGAGGCGGACTACTACCACACAGAGCTGTGGATGGTTCAGGCCCTGAAGCAGCTGGACGAGGGCGAGACGTCTGTCACCGTGGATGCCGCCACCATCCTGGACTACCTGAGCTACTCCGTCTACCAGCGGGGGGAGCTGGAGCGGGCGCTGGGCTTCACCCGGAGGCTGCTGGAGCTCG ACCCGACACACCAGAGAGCCAAGGGGAACCTGAAGTACTTTGAGTATCAGCTGGAGAAGCAGAaggacatggaggaggagaagggggaggagggaaggcAGAGGAGGGAGAACCGGGGTCGCCCCGCCGATTACCTGCCAGAGAGGAAGAAGTACGAGCAGCTGTGTCGCGGCGAGGGCCTGAGGATG ACTCCTCGCAGGCAAAGCCGCCTCTTCTGCCGTTACCACGACAACAACCGCCACCCCAAATACGTGATCGGTCCGGTGAAGCAGGAGGACGAGTGGGACCGGCCCCGCATCGTCCGGTACCACGACATCGTGTCGGACGCAGAGATAGAGAAGGTGAAGGAGCTGGCCAAACCCAGG CTGCGTCGAGCCACCATCTCTAACCCGGTAACCGGTGTTCTGGAGACGGCCCACTACCGCATCAGTAAGAG TGCGTGGCTCGGGGCTTTTGAACACCCGGTGGTGGACCGGATCAACCAGAGGATCGAGGACATCACCGGTCTGGACGTCACCACTGCAGAGGAGCTGCAG GTGGCTAACTACGGAGTCGGAGGACAGTACGAGCCTCACTTTGACTTTGGACgg aaagacGAACCAGATGCTTTTGAAGAGTTGGGGACAGGAAACAGAATCGCCACCTGGCTGCTTTAC atGAGTGACGTACAGGCAGGGGGCGCCACAGTCTTCACTGATGTAGGAGCTGCTATTTGGCCCAAAAAG GGGACGGCGGTGTTCTGGTACAATCTGTATCCCAGTGGAGAAGGAGACTACCGGACCCGACACGCTGCCTGTCCTGTTCTGGTCGGAAACAAGTGGG tgtcCAATAAATGGATCCATGAACGAGGGCAGGAGTTCAGGAGGCGCTGTGGCCTCCAGGAGACGgactga